The following proteins are co-located in the Desulfatitalea tepidiphila genome:
- a CDS encoding Bax inhibitor-1/YccA family protein: MQPQPYSMSQTQVQARVNEFVRGVYNWMALGLALTGVVAYFVTHNEPALKFVYQARWLFFIGELALVFIISARIQKIQASTATGMFMAYSALNGATLALLLIMFTGETIASTFFICAAMFLALSIYGWTTKRDLTGLGSFLFMGVIGILIASVVNIFIGSYGMQMIISYIGVLVFAGLTAYDTQQIKAMALSQPAGLNAGAVRKGAIIGALKLYLDFILMFQYLLMILGGNRR; encoded by the coding sequence ATGCAGCCCCAACCGTATTCCATGAGTCAAACCCAAGTTCAAGCGCGCGTCAACGAATTCGTTCGCGGCGTCTACAACTGGATGGCGCTCGGCTTGGCTTTAACCGGCGTTGTGGCCTATTTCGTCACCCACAACGAACCGGCCCTCAAATTCGTGTATCAGGCCAGATGGCTTTTTTTCATTGGCGAACTGGCGTTGGTCTTCATCATTTCTGCCAGAATTCAAAAAATTCAGGCATCGACCGCCACAGGCATGTTCATGGCCTACAGCGCTCTAAACGGCGCGACACTGGCCCTTCTGTTGATCATGTTCACCGGCGAAACCATTGCATCCACCTTTTTTATCTGCGCCGCCATGTTCCTGGCGTTGAGCATCTATGGATGGACCACGAAACGGGACCTGACCGGGTTGGGCAGCTTCCTTTTCATGGGGGTGATCGGCATTCTCATCGCCTCGGTGGTCAATATTTTCATCGGCTCCTATGGCATGCAGATGATCATCAGCTACATCGGGGTGCTGGTGTTCGCCGGCCTGACCGCCTATGACACCCAGCAGATCAAGGCGATGGCCCTGAGCCAGCCGGCCGGACTGAATGCCGGCGCGGTGCGCAAAGGCGCCATCATCGGCGCGTTGAAACTCTACCTGGACTTCATCCTCATGTTCCAGTACCTGCTGATGATTTTGGGCGGTAATCGAAGGTAA
- the glmM gene encoding phosphoglucosamine mutase, giving the protein MGKLFGTDGIRGVANRYPMDIETALSVGSAVGGLFNGHQHPTRAHIVIGQDTRLSGDMIAQAVAAGVCSAGVDVSLLGVLPTPGIAHMTSATDAAAGIVISASHNPYEDNGIKVFDDQGFKLSDEAETQIERRVLNGETAVKACSENIGRVRNTSEPAGFYLDFLKSAVNHPDLNDMSIVLDCANGATYKVAPALFQQLGAHVIPLFCAPNGMNINTGCGSQHPEVLVQTVLDQNADIGLAFDGDGDRLIAVDEKGKVLSGDQILAICAKDMKAKGILKNDVVVSTVMSNMGLKLALKQMDIRMETAQVGDRYVMELMRAQGAVLGGEDSGHMIFLDAHTTGDGLLAGLRLLQAMQSVDRPLSELARVMTVYPQELINVDVTSKPELESVPGIVSAIQRAEADLGDQGRVLVRYSGTQKKCRVMVEGPTKKITHLHCRQIADAVARAIG; this is encoded by the coding sequence ATGGGGAAGTTGTTCGGTACAGACGGTATTCGGGGCGTGGCCAATCGATATCCGATGGATATCGAAACAGCCTTATCGGTGGGTAGCGCGGTGGGTGGGCTGTTCAACGGGCATCAACATCCAACACGGGCCCATATCGTCATCGGCCAGGATACACGGCTTTCCGGTGACATGATCGCCCAGGCGGTGGCGGCCGGCGTTTGTTCGGCAGGGGTTGATGTATCGCTGCTGGGGGTCTTGCCGACGCCGGGTATTGCCCATATGACATCAGCCACGGACGCCGCGGCCGGCATCGTAATATCGGCATCGCACAACCCATATGAAGACAATGGGATAAAGGTATTCGACGACCAGGGATTCAAGCTGTCGGATGAAGCAGAAACGCAGATTGAGCGCCGCGTGTTGAATGGAGAGACAGCCGTAAAGGCTTGCAGCGAAAACATCGGCAGGGTCCGGAACACATCGGAACCCGCAGGTTTTTACCTCGATTTCTTAAAATCCGCCGTGAACCATCCTGACCTGAATGACATGAGCATCGTTCTCGACTGCGCAAATGGTGCGACCTATAAGGTGGCGCCGGCTCTGTTTCAACAGTTGGGCGCACATGTGATTCCTTTATTTTGTGCACCTAACGGGATGAACATCAACACCGGTTGCGGATCGCAGCATCCAGAAGTTCTGGTCCAGACCGTTCTCGATCAAAATGCGGACATCGGCCTTGCCTTCGATGGTGACGGGGATCGCCTCATCGCGGTGGATGAAAAGGGCAAAGTCCTGAGCGGCGATCAGATCCTGGCCATCTGCGCCAAGGATATGAAAGCCAAAGGCATATTGAAGAACGATGTGGTGGTCAGCACGGTGATGAGCAATATGGGATTGAAGCTGGCCCTGAAACAAATGGATATCCGGATGGAGACGGCCCAGGTCGGTGATCGCTATGTCATGGAGTTGATGCGGGCTCAAGGTGCGGTTTTGGGCGGGGAAGACTCCGGGCATATGATTTTTTTGGATGCCCATACCACCGGCGACGGGTTGTTGGCCGGACTGAGGTTGTTGCAGGCCATGCAGTCGGTTGATCGCCCCCTATCGGAACTTGCCAGGGTGATGACCGTCTATCCCCAGGAATTGATCAACGTGGATGTGACATCCAAGCCCGAGCTCGAATCGGTTCCCGGCATCGTAAGTGCGATTCAGCGGGCAGAAGCGGATTTGGGGGATCAGGGTAGGGTTCTGGTGCGCTACTCGGGAACCCAGAAAAAGTGTAGGGTCATGGTCGAAGGGCCGACAAAGAAAATCACACACCTGCATTGCCGCCAAATTGCCGATGCGGTGGCGCGGGCCATCGGGTAA